The following are encoded together in the Syngnathus scovelli strain Florida chromosome 12, RoL_Ssco_1.2, whole genome shotgun sequence genome:
- the morn4 gene encoding MORN repeat-containing protein 4 isoform X1 — MCLSDRGGDMTLTRGSFTYATGEEYHGEWKEGRRHGVGQLKFQDGTCFSGQFEDGLFHGAGVLLFTDGSRYEGEFAHGKFQGLGVFSRFDGMKFEGEFKDGRVEGYGLLTFPHGTHGIPRNEGLFQNHKLQRREKCPGVVQRAQASATNARSVAL; from the exons ATGTGTTTGTCAGATAGAGGGGGCGACATGACTCTGACCAGAGGCTCCTTCACCTACGCCACTGGAGAGGAGTACCATGGCGAGTGGAAAGAAG GCCGCAGGCATGGCGTTGGCCAGCTCAAATTCCAggatggaacatgtttctcagGGCAGTTTGAAGATGGCCTTTTCCATGGCGCCGGAGTCCTGCTCTTTACTGATGGATCTAG GTACGAGGGGGAGTTTGCGCACGGAAAGTTTCAGGGCCTGGGCGTCTTCAGTCGTTTTGACGGCATGAAATTTGAGGGAGAATTCAAAGACGGACGTGTGGAGGGATATG GGCTGTTGACGTTCCCGCATGGAACACATGGCATTCCACGGAACGAGGGATTGTTCCAAAACCACAAACTCCAAAGGCGGGAAAAGTGTCCCGGCGTGGTTCAGAGGGCGCAGGCGTCAGCCACCAATGCTCGCAGTGTCGCTCTTTGA
- the morn4 gene encoding MORN repeat-containing protein 4 isoform X2, which translates to MTLTRGSFTYATGEEYHGEWKEGRRHGVGQLKFQDGTCFSGQFEDGLFHGAGVLLFTDGSRYEGEFAHGKFQGLGVFSRFDGMKFEGEFKDGRVEGYGLLTFPHGTHGIPRNEGLFQNHKLQRREKCPGVVQRAQASATNARSVAL; encoded by the exons ATGACTCTGACCAGAGGCTCCTTCACCTACGCCACTGGAGAGGAGTACCATGGCGAGTGGAAAGAAG GCCGCAGGCATGGCGTTGGCCAGCTCAAATTCCAggatggaacatgtttctcagGGCAGTTTGAAGATGGCCTTTTCCATGGCGCCGGAGTCCTGCTCTTTACTGATGGATCTAG GTACGAGGGGGAGTTTGCGCACGGAAAGTTTCAGGGCCTGGGCGTCTTCAGTCGTTTTGACGGCATGAAATTTGAGGGAGAATTCAAAGACGGACGTGTGGAGGGATATG GGCTGTTGACGTTCCCGCATGGAACACATGGCATTCCACGGAACGAGGGATTGTTCCAAAACCACAAACTCCAAAGGCGGGAAAAGTGTCCCGGCGTGGTTCAGAGGGCGCAGGCGTCAGCCACCAATGCTCGCAGTGTCGCTCTTTGA